The region GCGTCGGCGGCAAAAACGGTCGAGGAAACGGCAAATTGGCAAAGCAGCGCCGCGCCACATGCGGCAGCCAGGGTGCGAATGGTCATTCGGGTGGTCAGTTCGATGCGAAACGTGCATTGTGCCCGATCGCCATGGCCATCGCGGCCGAATGGGCGAGTGGGCGAGTGGGCGAGTGGGCGAGTGGGCGAGTGGGCGAGCGCTATCGTACGATCACCCGCGCCTCGTATCAAGGCTGCGGCACCGACCGTACCGCAAGCGGGGGCACGGGTATTCGGTGGATCGCGCGGCGCCGGACGTATTCGGCTCGCCTGGCACTAGAGCCCCCACCCGGGGCCCTAGACGCAACGTCTGCGAAGCAGCCATCGGCCGAGGATGCACAGCGTCTCGCCCATATCAGGCCGCCTGCGCCACCGCCATTCGGTGTGAGCGCAAACGCATTATTCGTCATACCGCCACCGACGCCCCGCTCATCTTCAATGCAAGCGCTTCGGCCACCTCGATCCCGTCGATGGCTGCCGAGTAGATTCCGCCGGCATACCCCGCGCCCTCACCGGCCGGATACAAGCCCTCGACATTCATGCTCTGATAGTCGTCCCGGCGCCGCACGCGAATCGGTGACGACGTTCTCGTCTCGACGCCTGTCAGCACGGCGTCATGCATGGCAAACCCGGCGATTTTCTTGTCCATCTGCGGCAACGCTTCGCGGATCGCCTCGATCACGTAGTCGGGCAGCGCCGTGCTGAGATCGGTCGGATGCACGCCCGGCTTGTAGGACGGCACCACCGACCCCAGCGACGTAGACGGCCGCCCAGCGATAAAATCGCCGACCAGTTGCCCCGGCGCCATATAGTTGCCGCCGCCCAGTTCGAACGCCCGCTCTTCCCATTTACGCTGGAAGGCGATGCCGGCAAGCGGCCCGCCCGGATAGTCGTCCGGCGTGATGCCGACGACAATCCCGGCGTTGGCATTGCGTTCCGCCCGTGAGTACTGGCTCATGCCGTTGGTCACCACGCGGCCCGGCTCGGAAGTCGCCGCGACCACCGTGCCGCCCGGACACATGCAGAAGCTATAAACCGCACGCCCATTGCTGCAGTGATGCACCACCTTATAGTCAGCGGCGCCGAGTTGCTTGTGTCCCGCGAACTTGCCGAAACGACTGCGATCGATCAACCCTTGCGGATGTTCGATCCGGAAACCGAGCGAAAAAGGCTTGGCTTCGATATAGACGCCGCGGTCGTTCAGCATCTGGAAGGTATCGCGCGCGCTATGGCCGACCGCCAGCACCACGTGGTCGCAGCGCAAATGTTCGCCCGTCGACAGTTTGAGCCCGCGCACCTTGCCCTGATCGATTTCAATATCGTCGACCCGCGTCTCGAAACGCACTTCGCCGCCCAACTCGTGAATGGTCGCGCGCATCTTTTCGACCATGCTGACAAGGCGGAACGTGCCGATATGGGGGCGGCTCAGATAAAGAATGTCCTCCGGCGCACCCGCGCGGACGAACTCATCGAGCACCTTGCGGCCGTAGTGCTTCGGATCCTTGATCTGACTATAAAGCTTGCCGTCCGAGAAGGTACCCGCGCCGCCTTCGCCGAACTGCACGTTCGATTCAGGATTGAGCACCGACTTGCGCCACAGGCCGAAAGTATCTTTAGTGCGCTCGCGCACGGCCTTGCCGCGCTCGAGAATGATCGGACGAAAGCCCATTTGGGCAAGGATCAGCCCGGCAAACAGGCCGCACGGCCCCATGCCGATCACGACCGGGCGCGGGGAGGTCATCTGCGCCGGTGCTTTGGCGACAAAACGGTACGTCATGTCCGGCGTCACGCCGCAGTGCGGCACGTCGGCGAGCCGCCTGAGCGCGGCCGCTTCATCTTTGACTTCAACGTCGACGATATAAGTGAGCTTGATGTCGGTGCGCTTGCGCGCGTCGTGTGCGCGGCGGAACACGGTGTATCGGACGAGCCCGTCGTCGCCCACGCCGAGCTCAGCGAGGCGCGCGCGGACGGCGGCTTCGAGAACGCTCTCGGGATGATCGAGCGGGAGTTTGATTTCGCTTAGACGTAACATGAGTACCGGGGGATGCAGGAAGGCCGCAAATCGCAGCCAATTCGCAATTTTATAGGTTAAGTGTCGGCGCGGGGCGGCAGTGCATGTGAAACGCCCTCGACGGCGCTCCTTCCTTCCCCTATCGATAGCCGCGGTCCGTCTCAAAAAATTTATTAACCGACCGGTCGGTTGGTTTATACTGCGCAAACACAGACAACTTCCGCTGAGAGCGTCCCCATGTACACGCAATCCCTGGATATCCCCGGCAATGTTGCCCCGCTCGACGCGGCAGCGAGTTCGCCCGAACAGGCGCAATTCGATGCGGTCATGACCGCCGACGGCAAGATCGAGGCGCAGGACTGGATGCCTGACGCTTACCGCAAGACGCTGGTGCGGCAAATCTCGCAGCACGCGCATTCGGAGATCGTCGGCATGCTGCCAGAAGGCAACTGGATCACACGCGCACCCAGCCTGAAGCGCAAGGCGATCCTGCTGGCCAAAGTGCAGGATGAAGCCGGCCACGGTCTCTATCTATATAGCGCGGCCGAAACGCTCGGTGTGTCGCGCGATCAGTTGATCGCTGCGTTGCACTCGGGCAAAGCCAAATATTCGAGCATCTTCAATTACCCGACGCCCACGTGGGCGGACGTCGGCGTGATCGGCTGGCTGGTGGACGGCGCGGCAATCATGAACCAGATTCCGCTGTGCCGCTGCACTTACGGCCCGTACGCACGCGCAATGATCCGTATCTGCAAGGAAGAGTCGTTCCATCAGCGCCAAGGCTTCGACGCGCTGATGTCGATGATGAGCGGCACCGAAGCGCAACGCGAATTGGTCCAGCAAGCCGTGAACCGCTGGTGGTGGCCGGTGCTGATGATGTTCGGACCGAGCGACAAAGACTCGATCCACAGCAACCAGTCGTCGAAATGGGGCATCAAACGCATCTCGAACGACGATCTGCGCCAGAAATTCGTCGACGCCACCGTCGACCAGGCCAAGGTGCTCGGCGTCACGCTGCCGGACCCGGATCTGAAGTGGAACGAAGCCCGTGGCCACCACGACTATGGCGATATCGACTGGGAAGAATTCTGGCGCGTCGTGAATGGCGACGGCCCCTGCAACCGCGAACGTCTCGCGACTCGCGTGAAGGCGCACGACGAAGGCGCCTGGGTGCGCGAAGCCGCCCTCGCCCACGCCGAAAAGCAACGCCAGCGCGCGCAACAGCACGCCGCTTAACTCACGCGGCAAGCCGAACAAAGTATCAGGAGATCAGCGATGAACAAGGAATGGCCGATTTGGGAAGTCTTCGTGCGCAGCAAGCAGGGACTCGACCATAAACACTGCGGCAGCCTGCATGCCGCCGACGCGCCGATGGCGCTGCGCATGGCCCGCGACGTCTACACGCGCCGCCAGGAAGGCGTGAGCATCTGGGTGGTGCCGTCGTCGGCGATCACGGCGTCCGCGCCGGAAGACAAGGCGGAGCTGTTCGAACCGGCTGGCGACAAGATTTACCGCCATCCGACGTTCTATACGCTCCCCGACGAAGTCAACCACATGTAAGCGCGGCCATGAACATTACGCCCCAACATCTGCAGTACGTGCTGCGCCTCGCGGACACCGCGCTGATCCTCGGTCAGCGCAATACCGAGTGGTGCGGTCACGGCCCGGTTCTCGAAGAGGACATCGCGCTGTCGAACATGAGTCTGGATCTGATCGGTCAGGCGCGCCTGTTGTATACGCACGCCGCCTCGCTGGAACAGCAACTCACCGGCAAAAGCCGCACGGAAGACGACTACGCCTACTTCCGCGCCGAACGTGAGTTCGCCAACTACACGCTGGCCGAGTTGCCGCATTACGGCCCGCTAGCCGGTACCGCGCAAGCCGAGAAGGACTACGCGGTCACGATCGTGCGCAATTTCCTGTACGCGACGCTGATGGCGCATCTTTGGTCGGCACTCACTACGTCGAAGGATGAACAGCTGGCAGCGATCGCCTCGAAGTCGATCAAGGAAGCCAGCTATCACGTGCACCACGCAAGCGAATGGCTGATCCGTTTCGGCGACGGCACCGACGAGTCACATCGCCGTGCTCAAGCCGCACTCGACTATCTGCTGCCATACACGCGCGAGTTTTTCAGTGCCGACGCCGTGGAGGAGACCATCGCCGCCGCCGGTATCGGGCCGATGACGTCGGATCTCGAAGGAGCATGGCTCGAAGACGTACAGGCCACGCTCGATAAAGCCACGCTCAAGCTGCCCGAAGCCGTCAAGCACATCACGACTGGCAAGCACGGCGAGCACTCGGAACACATGGGTTTTGTGCTGGCCGAAATGCAAAGCCTCGCGCGCCAGCATCCCGGCGCCACCTGGTAAGCGCACAACCGGAACCCGACGGAACTTCACGATGACGATGACGACCTCGACTGCCATGCTCACCGCCAACGCCACGCTCGAACGCGCGTGGGCCGTGCTCGAAACGGTGCCCGATCCGGAGATTCCGGTGGTGTCGATTCGGGAACTCGGCATTCTGCGCGACGTGCGGCGCGCCGCCGACGGCACGCTCGAAGTCGTGATCACGCCGACCTATTCCGGTTGCCCGGCAATGTCGCAGATCGCCGAAGACGTCGCGCATGCGCTCGACGCGGCCGATCTGAAGCCATATCGGATCGCCACGGTCCTCGCACCGGCCTGGACCACCGACTGGATGACCGCCGACGCGCGTGAAAAGCTGCGCGCCTACGGCATCGCGCCGCCGACGGGCAATTGCGGCTCCGCCGCGCCGTCGCAGGAAAAAGTGCTGCGTTTCATGCCGCGCGCGCTGCCGGCGCCGTCGTGCCCCCGTTGCGGCTCGGCGCATACCGAGCGCCTCGCGCAATTCGGCTCGACGGCCTGCAAGGCGCTGTACCGCTGCATCGACTGCCGCGAACCCTTCGACTACTTCAAACCATACTGATATGGCTACCCCGCAATTTCATCCGCTGCGCATCCGCGAAGTGCGGCCCGAAACCGCCGACGCGGTCTCGGTTGCCTTCGAAGTCCCTGCCGAACTACGCGATCAATACCGCTTCATGCAGGGTCAGTTCGTCACGCTGAAAACGCACATCGACGGTGAGGAAACGCGCCGTTCGTATTCGATCTGCGTCGGCGTCACCGATTACGATCGCGACGGCGAATTGCGCATCGGCATCAAGCGCGTGCGCGGCGGGCGTTTCTCGAACTTCGCGTTCGACACGCTGCAGCCCGGCCACACCATTGACGTGATGACGCCGGACGGCCGCTTCTTCACCCATCTGAATGCCGACCAGGGTCAGCAATACCTCGCGTTTTCCGGCGGCTCGGGCATCACACCGGTGCTCGCGATCATCAAGACCACGCTCGAAGTCGAGCCACGCAGCACTTTCACGCTGGTGTACGGCAACCGCAGCGTCGATCAGATCATGTTCGCGGAAGAACTCGAGGATCTGAAGAACCGCTTCATGAACCGCTTCGTGCTCTATCACGTGCTGTCCGACGACCTGCAAGACGTCGAGCTGTTCAACGGCGTGCTCGACCAGGAGAAGTGCGCCGCCTTCATCGAAAATCTGCTGCCGGCCGACGCAATCGACGAAGCCTTCATCTGCGGCCCCGCACCGATGATGGATGCCGCCGAGGCTGCGCTGAAAGCAGCGGGCGTGCCTTCGGCAAAAGTGCATGTTGAGCGCTTCGGTTCGCCGCTGCCGCAAGCGGGCGTGCCGCCGGTCGAAATCACCGACGACACCCCGGCCGCCGACCTCGAAATCGTCCTCGACGGGAAAAGGCGCAAGCTGCGCCTGCCGTATCAGGGCGTGAGCGTGCTCGACGTCGGCTTGCGTGCCGGTCTCGCGTTGCCGTACGCGTGCAAGGGCGGCGTCTGCTGCACTTGCCGCGCGAAGGTGCTGGAAGGCGAGGTCAAGATGGAAAAGAACTACACGCTGGAAGAACACGAAATCCGCGACGGTTACGTGCTGACCTGCCAATGCCATCCAATCAGCGATCGCGTGGTGGTGAGTTACGACGAGCGCTGAGCCGAACGCATCCGGCAGCCACGCGGCGCCTGGAACGCTTTCAGCAGGTCCGCGATCCGCTTACACTAGGGGCCGCTCGCGATTGGACGCCTGTCCCGGTCGATGAGCGGCCCCTTTTGCTATTTGCGTTTTTTGCCAGCCCAAGCCACTGCCGATGAGCACCATCCACCTCACCAACGGCGATGTCGCCGCCGAGTCACTGCGCGCCGCGCTAGCCGAGGCGGGCCGCGACGATCGCGTGCACGCACTGCGCGACGATCTGGCGGTCGGTCCGCTGCGCGGTATCGATGACGGACCCGACGTGCGAGCAGAATTCTGGGACCGTGTCAGCACGGACCGCCGGCGCGATTTTCTTCGGGAATTCCGCGAGCAGGCGGCCACGCTGGAGAACATCGCACGCGGTGCCGCGAACGTGGTGGTCTGGCACGGCGAAAGCGCAGCCGATCAATTGATGCTGCGCCGCGTCAGCTACCACCTGCGCAACAGCCCGCAACGGCTGAATGAAGTGCGTCTGTCGATTCACGACCTCACCGATCCGGACGCATGGGCGCACAGTCGCAAAGATCGCGCGACATCCGTCGGCATGTTCGCGCCGGCTGTACTGCAAGGGCGCCTGCCGGACGCGGCGCCGATTTCGGTTCTGCGCATCAGCCGGCTTGCGCTCGAATGGCAGGAGGCCAAACACGCGAACGGCGAGACACGGCGCTGGCGCGACAACACTTTCACGAACGGCAGCTTCGCCGATCTGGACGCACTGATTCTCGAACAGGCCATCGGCGACTGGCAACCTGCCGCGCGTGTTGCCGCTGAACTGATGACCGCCGACCTCTGCTATCTGGTGAGCGACAGCATCGTGCTGTGGCGCTTTCGCGAACTGGCCGCAACACGCCGCATCAAGCTGCGCGGCGACGCGAGCGCATGGCGCACGCTGGAGCTCTGCGCGGCACTTGCACCCTGTCCACACTAATAAAACAGACGACCATGGCACGCACCCGAGCCCCCGACCACGAAACCCAGCGCGACCAGATTCTCGAACTAGCCGCGGCGAAATTCGCGCAGACCAGCTACCCGAGCACCTCGATGGCCGACCTCGCCGCCGCGAGCGGCACCTCGAAAGCGCGCCTGTACCACTACTACGCGAGCAAGGAAGCGATCCTGTTCGATCTGCTGGACCGCTACACCAAACGGCTGATGCTGATCATCGCCGAGGTGGAGGGAGCGAGCCAACGTCGCGGGTTGTCCGAGCGGGAAACCTTCGCGGAGCTGATCCGCGCATTTCTGTCCGAGTATGAGACGTCGCACAGCCGTCACGTCGCGCTCTTGAACGACGTGAAGTATCTGGTCGACGCCCAGCGCGAGATCATCCTGAACCGCCAGCGCGACGTGGTCGCGGCGTTTGCGCGGCAGTTGGCGCGCGCTTATCCGGAACGCGCCACGCGCGAAAACCAGACCGCCCTCACGATGATGGTGTTCGGAATGATCAACTGGACATTCACCTGGCTCAAGCCGGACGGCCGAATGGGCTACCGGGAATTTGCCGAGCAGGTGGTCAATATGGTGGACCATGGATTGAGCTCCGCCGAAGGCTGATTGCGCACGGCAGCATTGTTCAGAGGGAATAGTGGGCGCCTGCCGCCTCGGCCGCAACATCTTGTCACGAACGCTTGCTCAATTTATTTTTCCTTAATAATCAATACATTAAAAATAGGGCGCTAGATTTTTAGGCGTTCCCCTCAGTTTTGATACGGGTTTTCCCTAGTGTCAGGTCGGCATTTCCGCTAAAATCGTTTTTGCGGTGCACCATGCCGCTTGATTAAAGGAGAACCTGACCATGAACATGAACATGATTACACCCCGCGCCGCTGAGCCGATCGTCGCGCACGATCGCCTGTTGCAGCCAGGCGGTCGTGCGCCTGCTCTGGTCCGCGAACTCACCGCCATCGATCGCGAACGGCTGCTGACCCACTTCCTCTCGCTCGACGAAGACGACCGCCTTTTGCGCTTTGGCCAGATCGTGCCGGACCACGTCATTGAAAATTACGTCCGCGCGATCGATTTCACGCGCGACACGGTCTTCGGCGTATTCGATAGTCAATTGCAACTCATCGGCGTCGGCCATCTGGCGTATCTGCCGGTCGAAGGCAACAAGCGCACTGCCGAGTTCGGCGTCTCGGTGCTGGAAAGCGCTCGTGGGCAAGGTATTGGCTCGAAGCTCTTCGAGCGTGCCGCCATCCGCAGCCGGAATACGCATGTCACCATGCTCTACATGCACTGCCTGTCGCGCAATTCGACCATGATGCACATCGCGAAGAAGGCCGGCATGAAGATCGAATACTCGTACGGCGAAGCAGACGCCTATCTGACGCTGCCGCCGGCGGATCAAACGAGCATCATCGCCGAAATGCTGCAGGAGCAAGCCGCGGTGTTCGATTACGCACTCAAGCGCCAGGCGCGTCAGGCGTCGAGACTGTTCGAATCGTTCTTGCCGACAGCTGAGGCCGCTTAACCGGTCCGCGCTTCGGCGAAACAAAAAGGGCGGCCTTGTTGGCTGCCCTTTTTGTTTGTCTGCCGCTTGACCGCGGCCCGGCGCTCACAAAATCGGCAGTGCCGTTGTCTCTTTGAACTTCTCGAGCGAAAAGCTCGTCTTCACGTCGATGACAGAGGGATGGTGCAGC is a window of Paraburkholderia phytofirmans OLGA172 DNA encoding:
- a CDS encoding TetR/AcrR family transcriptional regulator is translated as MARTRAPDHETQRDQILELAAAKFAQTSYPSTSMADLAAASGTSKARLYHYYASKEAILFDLLDRYTKRLMLIIAEVEGASQRRGLSERETFAELIRAFLSEYETSHSRHVALLNDVKYLVDAQREIILNRQRDVVAAFARQLARAYPERATRENQTALTMMVFGMINWTFTWLKPDGRMGYREFAEQVVNMVDHGLSSAEG
- the paaA gene encoding 1,2-phenylacetyl-CoA epoxidase subunit PaaA, giving the protein MYTQSLDIPGNVAPLDAAASSPEQAQFDAVMTADGKIEAQDWMPDAYRKTLVRQISQHAHSEIVGMLPEGNWITRAPSLKRKAILLAKVQDEAGHGLYLYSAAETLGVSRDQLIAALHSGKAKYSSIFNYPTPTWADVGVIGWLVDGAAIMNQIPLCRCTYGPYARAMIRICKEESFHQRQGFDALMSMMSGTEAQRELVQQAVNRWWWPVLMMFGPSDKDSIHSNQSSKWGIKRISNDDLRQKFVDATVDQAKVLGVTLPDPDLKWNEARGHHDYGDIDWEEFWRVVNGDGPCNRERLATRVKAHDEGAWVREAALAHAEKQRQRAQQHAA
- the paaE gene encoding 1,2-phenylacetyl-CoA epoxidase subunit PaaE is translated as MATPQFHPLRIREVRPETADAVSVAFEVPAELRDQYRFMQGQFVTLKTHIDGEETRRSYSICVGVTDYDRDGELRIGIKRVRGGRFSNFAFDTLQPGHTIDVMTPDGRFFTHLNADQGQQYLAFSGGSGITPVLAIIKTTLEVEPRSTFTLVYGNRSVDQIMFAEELEDLKNRFMNRFVLYHVLSDDLQDVELFNGVLDQEKCAAFIENLLPADAIDEAFICGPAPMMDAAEAALKAAGVPSAKVHVERFGSPLPQAGVPPVEITDDTPAADLEIVLDGKRRKLRLPYQGVSVLDVGLRAGLALPYACKGGVCCTCRAKVLEGEVKMEKNYTLEEHEIRDGYVLTCQCHPISDRVVVSYDER
- a CDS encoding DUF1835 domain-containing protein → MSTIHLTNGDVAAESLRAALAEAGRDDRVHALRDDLAVGPLRGIDDGPDVRAEFWDRVSTDRRRDFLREFREQAATLENIARGAANVVVWHGESAADQLMLRRVSYHLRNSPQRLNEVRLSIHDLTDPDAWAHSRKDRATSVGMFAPAVLQGRLPDAAPISVLRISRLALEWQEAKHANGETRRWRDNTFTNGSFADLDALILEQAIGDWQPAARVAAELMTADLCYLVSDSIVLWRFRELAATRRIKLRGDASAWRTLELCAALAPCPH
- a CDS encoding GNAT family N-acetyltransferase — translated: MNMITPRAAEPIVAHDRLLQPGGRAPALVRELTAIDRERLLTHFLSLDEDDRLLRFGQIVPDHVIENYVRAIDFTRDTVFGVFDSQLQLIGVGHLAYLPVEGNKRTAEFGVSVLESARGQGIGSKLFERAAIRSRNTHVTMLYMHCLSRNSTMMHIAKKAGMKIEYSYGEADAYLTLPPADQTSIIAEMLQEQAAVFDYALKRQARQASRLFESFLPTAEAA
- the paaD gene encoding 1,2-phenylacetyl-CoA epoxidase subunit PaaD, giving the protein MTTSTAMLTANATLERAWAVLETVPDPEIPVVSIRELGILRDVRRAADGTLEVVITPTYSGCPAMSQIAEDVAHALDAADLKPYRIATVLAPAWTTDWMTADAREKLRAYGIAPPTGNCGSAAPSQEKVLRFMPRALPAPSCPRCGSAHTERLAQFGSTACKALYRCIDCREPFDYFKPY
- the paaC gene encoding 1,2-phenylacetyl-CoA epoxidase subunit PaaC, whose protein sequence is MNITPQHLQYVLRLADTALILGQRNTEWCGHGPVLEEDIALSNMSLDLIGQARLLYTHAASLEQQLTGKSRTEDDYAYFRAEREFANYTLAELPHYGPLAGTAQAEKDYAVTIVRNFLYATLMAHLWSALTTSKDEQLAAIASKSIKEASYHVHHASEWLIRFGDGTDESHRRAQAALDYLLPYTREFFSADAVEETIAAAGIGPMTSDLEGAWLEDVQATLDKATLKLPEAVKHITTGKHGEHSEHMGFVLAEMQSLARQHPGATW
- the paaB gene encoding 1,2-phenylacetyl-CoA epoxidase subunit PaaB; protein product: MNKEWPIWEVFVRSKQGLDHKHCGSLHAADAPMALRMARDVYTRRQEGVSIWVVPSSAITASAPEDKAELFEPAGDKIYRHPTFYTLPDEVNHM
- a CDS encoding NAD(P)/FAD-dependent oxidoreductase: MLRLSEIKLPLDHPESVLEAAVRARLAELGVGDDGLVRYTVFRRAHDARKRTDIKLTYIVDVEVKDEAAALRRLADVPHCGVTPDMTYRFVAKAPAQMTSPRPVVIGMGPCGLFAGLILAQMGFRPIILERGKAVRERTKDTFGLWRKSVLNPESNVQFGEGGAGTFSDGKLYSQIKDPKHYGRKVLDEFVRAGAPEDILYLSRPHIGTFRLVSMVEKMRATIHELGGEVRFETRVDDIEIDQGKVRGLKLSTGEHLRCDHVVLAVGHSARDTFQMLNDRGVYIEAKPFSLGFRIEHPQGLIDRSRFGKFAGHKQLGAADYKVVHHCSNGRAVYSFCMCPGGTVVAATSEPGRVVTNGMSQYSRAERNANAGIVVGITPDDYPGGPLAGIAFQRKWEERAFELGGGNYMAPGQLVGDFIAGRPSTSLGSVVPSYKPGVHPTDLSTALPDYVIEAIREALPQMDKKIAGFAMHDAVLTGVETRTSSPIRVRRRDDYQSMNVEGLYPAGEGAGYAGGIYSAAIDGIEVAEALALKMSGASVAV